From the genome of Halomonas sp. MCCC 1A13316, one region includes:
- a CDS encoding NADH-quinone oxidoreductase subunit N has protein sequence MPVADLTPELALLIGAVVIVLGAAFMPHSRQGWLAGAALVVLITALGAVVVQWPAAPSLTFSGVWILDAPASLAKLLIVGSGALAVAMSPDWMRSDPRHGEYYALCLFALLGAMVMAAAGDSMELLLGVLLSSAASYPLVAYHRGFAPALEAGMKYFLIGALANALLCVGVVMLFGLVGDTDYRVLSAFLAQSDRLALSVAMGCVILGLAFKLAAFPAHAWMPDVAQAAPAPVAAMLSVAPKVGAALALARLMALLPGDQGLIWLVAMVSAITMTLGNLAALRQSDVRRLLGWSSVSQSGYALMAVAVIERAEVAVTALLAFLAAYALANLTAFAVITHLRGRTDLDDYRGLARTQPLATAVLIVAMLSLVGIPPLVGFFGKFLLFEATLAADHAWLAVIAVLNTLVSLYYYLRVAAAMLFAPPEGEVSTLGRASWLAMLVGFVLLLAASLGVEGLFQDMTLWRVAAAG, from the coding sequence ATGCCCGTGGCGGACCTGACCCCCGAACTTGCGCTGCTGATCGGGGCGGTGGTGATAGTGCTGGGTGCGGCCTTCATGCCGCACTCCCGCCAAGGCTGGCTGGCCGGCGCGGCCCTGGTGGTGCTGATTACCGCCCTGGGCGCCGTGGTCGTTCAGTGGCCGGCAGCGCCTTCGCTGACGTTTTCGGGGGTCTGGATCCTGGACGCGCCAGCCTCGCTGGCCAAGCTGCTCATTGTGGGTAGCGGCGCGCTTGCCGTGGCGATGTCCCCCGATTGGATGCGCAGCGACCCGCGGCATGGCGAGTACTATGCGCTGTGCCTGTTCGCGCTGCTGGGCGCCATGGTCATGGCTGCGGCCGGCGATAGCATGGAGCTGCTGCTTGGCGTGCTGCTCTCCTCGGCGGCCAGCTATCCGCTGGTAGCCTACCATCGCGGGTTTGCACCGGCGCTGGAAGCGGGCATGAAATACTTTCTGATCGGCGCCCTGGCCAATGCGCTGCTGTGTGTCGGGGTAGTCATGCTGTTCGGCCTGGTCGGTGATACCGACTACCGCGTGTTGTCCGCTTTTCTTGCCCAGAGCGACCGCCTGGCGCTCAGTGTGGCCATGGGCTGCGTGATCTTGGGGCTCGCCTTCAAGCTGGCGGCATTTCCGGCCCATGCCTGGATGCCCGATGTCGCCCAGGCAGCGCCGGCACCGGTCGCCGCGATGCTGAGCGTGGCGCCCAAGGTGGGGGCGGCGCTGGCGCTTGCGCGCCTGATGGCTCTATTGCCCGGGGATCAGGGACTGATCTGGCTGGTGGCCATGGTGTCGGCGATCACCATGACCTTGGGCAACTTGGCGGCACTACGCCAGTCCGACGTTCGCCGGCTGCTGGGCTGGTCGTCGGTCTCCCAGTCCGGTTATGCATTGATGGCGGTGGCCGTGATCGAACGCGCCGAGGTTGCCGTAACGGCGCTGCTCGCATTCCTGGCCGCCTATGCGCTGGCCAATCTGACCGCCTTCGCCGTGATCACGCACCTGCGCGGACGAACCGATCTTGACGACTACCGTGGCCTGGCACGGACACAACCCCTTGCGACAGCGGTGCTCATCGTCGCCATGCTGTCACTGGTGGGCATTCCTCCCTTGGTTGGCTTTTTCGGCAAGTTCCTGCTTTTCGAGGCTACGCTGGCGGCCGACCATGCCTGGCTGGCCGTAATCGCGGTGCTCAATACCCTGGTTTCGCTGTACTACTACCTGCGGGTGGCTGCGGCAATGCTGTTCGCTCCTCCTGAAGGGGAGGTCTCTACGCTGGGGCGGGCCTCGTGGCTTGCCATGCTGGTCGGGTTCGTGCTGTTGCTGGCCGCTAGTCTCGGCGTCGAGGGGCTCTTTCAGGATATGACGCTATGGCGCGTCGCTGCGGCGGGATAG